In Geminocystis sp. NIES-3708, a single window of DNA contains:
- a CDS encoding SDR family oxidoreductase, giving the protein MKKIIVITGVSKGLGRALTEKFISLGHTIIGCSRFQDAINKLQQQYPQHYFTVLDVADDEQVKTWIESFPDIPDLVINNAAVINRPAPLWEIPATDFSYLIDVNIKGTANVIRHVVPVMIKNRQGIIVNISSGWGRSTSPEVAPYCASKWAIEGLTQALAQELPSGMATVALNPGIIQTDMLNICFGDEAEYYTPIDEWVKQALPFLLKLSAKNNGQSLTVS; this is encoded by the coding sequence ATGAAAAAAATTATAGTTATTACAGGAGTAAGCAAAGGATTAGGACGTGCTTTAACAGAGAAATTTATTAGTCTCGGTCATACTATTATTGGTTGCTCTCGTTTTCAAGATGCCATTAACAAATTACAGCAACAATATCCTCAACATTATTTTACTGTTCTTGATGTAGCAGACGATGAACAGGTCAAAACATGGATTGAATCTTTCCCTGATATTCCTGATTTAGTAATCAATAATGCCGCAGTTATTAATCGTCCAGCACCACTTTGGGAAATTCCAGCCACCGATTTTTCTTATTTGATTGATGTCAATATTAAAGGTACTGCTAATGTTATTCGTCATGTTGTACCTGTAATGATAAAGAATAGACAAGGAATTATCGTTAATATTAGTTCTGGTTGGGGACGCTCAACATCCCCAGAAGTTGCACCCTATTGTGCTTCCAAATGGGCAATAGAAGGATTAACTCAGGCACTAGCCCAAGAATTACCATCAGGCATGGCAACGGTTGCTCTTAACCCTGGTATCATTCAAACAGATATGTTAAATATTTGTTTTGGAGATGAAGCCGAATATTATACTCCTATTGATGAATGGGTAAAACAAGCATTACCGTTTTTGCTTAAATTATCTGCAAAAAATAATGGACAGTCATTAACTGTTAGCTAA
- a CDS encoding tyrosine-type recombinase/integrase gives MEFEIYQKTIDFKKVVGTSEPKGRALSKQEIQQIIATYDGDSPFDIRDRAILSVLRGGGLRRTELINLELRDVTLENSELYIRNSKGNKSRKIFLPDEALFFIKQWLELRGYENGYLFCRIHRGGHLKIGQMHSNSIWRMLQKRAKLAKIESCCSHDLRQTFCGDLLSAGVDIVTVQKLADHASPITTASYDRRENDIKRKVVQNLSF, from the coding sequence ATGGAATTTGAGATTTATCAAAAAACTATTGATTTTAAAAAAGTTGTCGGTACGAGCGAACCAAAAGGACGAGCATTAAGTAAACAGGAAATTCAGCAAATAATTGCTACTTATGATGGTGATAGTCCTTTCGATATTCGAGACAGAGCTATTCTCAGTGTCCTCAGAGGTGGCGGTTTACGCCGTACTGAATTAATTAATTTAGAATTACGAGATGTTACCTTAGAAAATTCAGAATTATATATTCGTAACTCTAAAGGCAATAAAAGTCGTAAAATTTTCCTTCCTGATGAGGCTTTATTTTTTATTAAACAATGGTTAGAATTACGAGGTTATGAAAACGGCTATCTTTTCTGTCGTATCCATCGAGGCGGACATCTCAAAATCGGTCAAATGCACTCTAACTCTATTTGGCGTATGCTCCAAAAACGAGCTAAACTTGCTAAAATTGAATCCTGTTGTTCTCATGATTTAAGACAAACTTTCTGTGGTGATTTATTGTCGGCAGGAGTGGATATTGTTACAGTACAAAAATTGGCAGATCACGCCTCCCCCATTACTACAGCTAGTTATGATCGACGAGAGAATGATATAAAAAGGAAAGTCGTTCAAAATCTTAGTTTTTAG